One window of the Candidatus Dependentiae bacterium genome contains the following:
- the murA gene encoding UDP-N-acetylglucosamine 1-carboxyvinyltransferase, producing the protein MQNAYLKIEQSEPLHGVAELVGAKNAVLVTMASLLLTSGKSVLHNVPCSADVLHMVKLLEQLGARIVFVPEQHTLEVDTTHVSRWQVTADIMKKMRASILVMGPLLARFGYADIAVPGGCVLGSRPIDYHVNNFKKMGVEITQEGDFLRGRATKLKPQKIVLAYPSVGATENIMMAAVLTKGTTHIVNAALEPEVLDLIIVLKKMGARIHITPPATLIIEGVDDLRPIEHAILIDRLEAGSLLIAAAATGGSISLPQAPAYALDVFLLKLEEMGHTIEVGSNGVGITLRATQNPQAVSFKTSPYPGFPTDLQAPMMVLQCLAEGTSVIEETVFENRLVHARELIKMGAHITVNNNTAIVTGVEELYGAQVIASDIRAACALAIAGMSAKGTTIMTGIQHWKRGYESLEKKLAILGANIQLYGEPCSDQNILYEGQEKQIRI; encoded by the coding sequence ATGCAAAATGCATATCTAAAAATTGAACAATCTGAGCCACTACATGGAGTGGCAGAACTAGTTGGAGCAAAAAATGCAGTATTAGTAACTATGGCATCGCTGTTGCTAACTAGTGGCAAATCTGTATTGCATAATGTTCCGTGTTCAGCAGATGTATTGCATATGGTTAAGTTGCTTGAACAATTAGGTGCTCGTATAGTATTTGTACCAGAACAACATACATTAGAGGTTGATACCACACATGTTAGCAGGTGGCAAGTAACAGCTGATATTATGAAAAAGATGCGTGCTTCAATTTTGGTTATGGGGCCCTTATTAGCACGTTTTGGCTACGCTGATATAGCAGTTCCAGGTGGTTGTGTATTGGGCTCTCGACCAATTGATTATCATGTGAATAATTTTAAAAAGATGGGTGTAGAAATTACTCAGGAAGGTGATTTTTTACGTGGGCGTGCGACAAAACTTAAGCCTCAGAAAATAGTACTTGCATATCCAAGCGTAGGTGCTACAGAAAATATTATGATGGCAGCCGTATTGACCAAAGGAACTACCCATATTGTCAATGCAGCGCTTGAGCCAGAAGTTCTTGATTTAATCATAGTGCTCAAAAAAATGGGTGCACGGATACATATCACACCACCGGCAACTTTGATAATAGAAGGTGTTGATGATTTGAGACCAATTGAACACGCTATTCTCATTGATCGTTTGGAAGCAGGATCGCTACTCATAGCAGCAGCTGCAACTGGTGGCTCCATTTCGTTACCACAAGCACCAGCATACGCACTTGATGTATTTTTATTAAAACTTGAAGAAATGGGTCACACTATTGAAGTTGGCAGCAATGGTGTTGGTATTACTTTACGGGCAACACAAAATCCACAAGCTGTTTCATTCAAAACAAGTCCATATCCTGGATTTCCAACAGATTTACAAGCGCCTATGATGGTTTTGCAATGTCTGGCAGAAGGTACCAGTGTTATTGAAGAAACTGTATTTGAAAACCGCCTTGTGCATGCACGTGAGCTTATAAAAATGGGTGCGCATATTACGGTAAATAATAATACAGCGATAGTTACAGGAGTTGAAGAGCTGTATGGAGCTCAGGTGATTGCATCCGATATTCGTGCTGCATGTGCACTTGCTATTGCAGGTATGAGTGCAAAAGGCACAACAATTATGACAGGAATACAGCATTGGAAACGTGGGTATGAATCGCTTGAAAAAAAATTAGCTATATTGGGAGCGAATATTCAATTGTATGGAGAACCTTGTTCTGATCAGAATATTCTATATGAGGGTCAAGAAAAGCAAATTAGAATTTAA
- a CDS encoding thymidine kinase gives MSIKDSKSKGSLEVICGPMFSGKSEELIRRLRRATFAKQGILVFKHALDDRHTIEQVRSHNGSTIDAFATDRLDDICAQVYNTKADVIGIDEVQFYPQGIITVICELVDAGKRVIVGGLDRDFRGIPFGPMPTLLAIADNITKLTAICTTCGREAYFSQRLVGNKPAKFDDPVIQVGAQETYQARCRNCYSIDRRPNLAEFSF, from the coding sequence ATGAGTATAAAAGATTCAAAAAGCAAAGGTTCACTTGAAGTTATTTGTGGTCCTATGTTTTCTGGAAAATCAGAAGAACTCATTCGCCGATTACGCCGTGCTACATTTGCCAAGCAAGGTATTTTAGTTTTTAAACATGCATTGGACGATCGCCATACAATTGAACAAGTTCGTTCGCACAATGGAAGCACCATTGATGCTTTTGCAACAGATCGTCTTGATGATATCTGTGCTCAAGTATATAACACAAAAGCAGATGTCATTGGGATTGATGAGGTACAATTTTATCCACAAGGCATTATAACCGTCATTTGTGAACTAGTAGATGCGGGCAAGCGTGTCATTGTTGGTGGTCTTGATCGAGATTTTCGTGGAATACCTTTTGGTCCTATGCCAACTCTGCTCGCAATTGCAGACAACATTACCAAGCTCACTGCTATTTGCACTACCTGTGGACGTGAAGCTTATTTTTCTCAACGCTTAGTAGGTAATAAGCCTGCCAAGTTTGATGATCCGGTAATTCAAGTTGGTGCTCAAGAAACATATCAAGCACGATGTCGTAATTGTTATTCTATCGATAGAAGACCAAATCTTGCAGAGTTCAGCTTCTAA
- a CDS encoding NYN domain-containing protein: MIIIIDGYNLLKQHITDRLITEQERILFIGQMQRYAQRKKHMIIVVFDGGPSDWLHKSQSGRVTELYSGAYKTADDIIKQYLEDYKNKDVLLVSADRDLTDYAVYLDIVSIDPSYFYELVQDTLKDQELGSKSEERLEKTTQQDDESLDKVMLAFSTSVPVKKEDIKKVSFITNGRKKSKQERMLIEKLKKL, translated from the coding sequence ATGATTATTATAATTGATGGATATAATTTACTCAAACAACACATTACTGATCGTCTTATTACTGAACAAGAGCGCATCCTGTTTATTGGGCAGATGCAGCGTTATGCACAACGCAAAAAACATATGATAATAGTGGTATTTGATGGTGGGCCGTCTGATTGGTTGCACAAAAGTCAGAGTGGTAGAGTGACAGAATTGTATTCAGGTGCATACAAAACGGCAGATGACATTATTAAGCAATATCTTGAAGATTATAAAAACAAAGATGTATTGTTGGTTTCTGCAGACCGTGATTTAACTGATTATGCAGTGTACTTAGATATTGTATCCATAGATCCATCATATTTTTATGAATTAGTGCAAGATACACTAAAGGATCAAGAACTAGGCAGTAAATCAGAAGAACGTCTAGAGAAAACAACCCAGCAAGATGACGAATCGCTTGATAAGGTAATGTTAGCATTTAGTACATCGGTTCCGGTAAAAAAAGAGGATATTAAAAAAGTATCTTTTATTACCAATGGTCGCAAGAAATCAAAACAAGAGCGCATGTTAATAGAAAAGTTGAAAAAATTATGA
- the secE gene encoding preprotein translocase subunit SecE has product MLAKNAIHFLRDVRVELTKIVWPKWDEFIGSTIVVLFLVCIFSIYLGALDFGFSQLAKYIFSLYGGY; this is encoded by the coding sequence ATGTTAGCAAAAAATGCAATTCACTTTTTACGTGACGTACGGGTTGAGCTTACTAAAATAGTTTGGCCTAAATGGGATGAATTTATAGGCTCTACAATTGTAGTGCTTTTTTTAGTTTGCATTTTTTCCATTTACTTGGGGGCACTTGATTTCGGATTTTCTCAATTAGCAAAATATATATTTTCACTTTATGGTGGTTATTAA
- the tsaE gene encoding tRNA (adenosine(37)-N6)-threonylcarbamoyltransferase complex ATPase subunit type 1 TsaE: MNVQKIIYSQQEVEYVARLLIQKLKTCKIFTFQGPLGAGKTTLIRQLLEQLGIKGEITSPTFTYLNVYVNDKQETFYHFDLYRIGSVDEFITAGFNEYLYQPNSWTLIEWPEVVAPLLTHDVCNIAIDYGQDLHTRELTIRCV; the protein is encoded by the coding sequence ATGAACGTACAAAAAATTATATATTCTCAACAAGAAGTAGAGTATGTTGCACGGTTACTCATACAAAAATTAAAAACATGCAAGATATTTACGTTTCAAGGGCCACTTGGGGCAGGTAAAACGACGTTGATTCGTCAACTATTAGAGCAATTAGGAATTAAGGGAGAAATTACCAGCCCTACGTTTACCTACTTGAATGTATATGTAAATGATAAACAGGAAACATTTTACCATTTTGATTTATATAGAATTGGTAGTGTTGATGAGTTTATAACTGCTGGATTTAATGAATATTTGTACCAGCCAAATAGTTGGACATTGATCGAATGGCCCGAGGTTGTAGCGCCATTACTTACGCATGATGTATGTAATATTGCCATAGATTATGGTCAGGATTTGCATACACGCGAATTAACGATACGTTGTGTATAA
- a CDS encoding pseudouridine synthase — protein MIQKKQIKKTDGLVLNKYIAQAGLCSRRKAIDLIKAGRVTINNRVVKEPGYRVLPSDRVAVEGQILARERSNVYILLNKPKDYVTTLSDERGRKTVIDLLKPEVTERVYPVGRLDRNTTGVLLLTNDGDLANQLAHPKYQVQKIYKVTVDFVVKPSDIQKLKQGIQLEDGQVVVDEAQYVPRERKNNVYVALHSGKYRVVRRLFEALGYEVDKLDRVQFAGLTKKGLRVGEWRYLTPEEVRELKGK, from the coding sequence ATGATACAAAAAAAACAAATAAAAAAAACAGATGGACTTGTGCTTAATAAATACATTGCACAAGCAGGGTTGTGTTCTCGTCGTAAAGCAATCGATTTGATCAAAGCTGGTAGAGTTACCATAAATAATCGAGTGGTCAAGGAACCAGGGTATCGGGTATTGCCCTCTGATCGGGTTGCCGTAGAAGGCCAAATTTTGGCTCGTGAGCGAAGTAATGTTTATATCCTGCTGAACAAACCGAAGGATTATGTAACAACGCTCTCCGATGAACGTGGTCGCAAAACGGTGATAGATTTACTCAAGCCTGAGGTCACAGAGCGCGTGTATCCGGTTGGTAGACTTGATAGAAATACAACGGGCGTTTTATTACTTACCAATGACGGAGATCTTGCAAACCAACTTGCGCATCCTAAATATCAGGTACAAAAAATTTATAAAGTGACAGTTGATTTTGTAGTAAAGCCATCTGATATACAGAAACTTAAACAAGGTATTCAACTTGAAGATGGACAAGTTGTTGTAGATGAAGCGCAGTATGTTCCGCGTGAAAGAAAGAATAATGTCTATGTTGCGTTGCATAGTGGCAAATATCGTGTTGTACGTCGTTTGTTTGAAGCATTGGGCTATGAGGTCGATAAGCTCGATAGGGTGCAATTTGCGGGTTTGACCAAAAAAGGATTGCGTGTTGGTGAGTGGCGTTACTTGACACCGGAAGAAGTCCGAGAGCTCAAGGGCAAATAG
- the rpmG gene encoding 50S ribosomal protein L33 — MAKNRVTTHLVCEQCKERNYTQVVGKKRTVGTLKLSKYCSRCRKHNAHKETK; from the coding sequence ATGGCAAAAAATAGAGTTACTACTCATCTTGTATGTGAACAATGCAAGGAAAGAAATTACACACAGGTTGTAGGGAAAAAAAGAACAGTTGGCACACTTAAATTAAGTAAATACTGTTCACGTTGTCGCAAGCATAATGCACATAAAGAGACAAAGTAA
- the radA gene encoding DNA repair protein RadA — MSKQKNSYTCTNCTYKTLKWLGCCPECKEWDSFFETKPTTITPIVGKAQLAGAATTTMLHLDNVPTHMQQRMLSGIHEWDRVMGGGIIPSSLLVLTGDPGIGKSTLLLQVCNQLAQQYRVFYFSTEESLQQVKLRAQRLGCLNAMLLFSDASDLATIIATAQSQKPTIMIIDSIQNCYIAGSQTLPGSVGQLRESTFQLMRLAKEQNITIILTGHITKDGVIAGPKTLEHMVDAVFYLQGEDRWQTRVLRAVKNRFGTINELGFFEMKEEGLQEVANINEHLLSEVSNAPGSVLVSVMEGSRPLLLELQALTIESKLAMPQRVISGVDHKQVMLIAAILQKYLHIKLNTHDIFFKISGSFKVKSSAIDLGIALALLSSYFQEPLPEKSIALGEISLTGQVKPINQINQFVREASTFGIEQLMIAKNQKIEHKIASTRRFHNIYELLSIFGNK; from the coding sequence ATGTCAAAACAAAAAAATTCCTATACCTGTACCAATTGTACATACAAAACACTAAAATGGCTTGGCTGTTGTCCTGAATGCAAGGAATGGGATAGCTTTTTCGAAACAAAACCAACAACTATAACACCCATAGTTGGCAAAGCACAACTAGCAGGTGCAGCCACAACAACCATGCTACACTTGGATAATGTGCCAACGCACATGCAACAGCGTATGTTATCCGGTATTCATGAATGGGATCGTGTCATGGGTGGAGGCATTATCCCAAGTTCATTATTGGTACTTACTGGCGACCCAGGCATTGGCAAATCTACACTACTTCTACAAGTGTGCAATCAACTCGCACAACAATATCGCGTATTTTATTTTTCTACCGAAGAATCATTGCAACAAGTAAAACTTCGTGCACAGCGACTTGGCTGCCTGAACGCAATGTTATTATTTTCTGATGCTTCTGATTTAGCAACCATTATAGCAACTGCTCAATCACAAAAACCCACAATTATGATTATTGATTCCATACAAAATTGCTATATTGCCGGGTCACAAACGTTACCTGGTAGCGTTGGCCAATTGCGTGAATCAACATTTCAACTCATGCGTCTGGCAAAAGAACAAAATATTACCATCATACTTACTGGACACATCACCAAAGATGGTGTAATTGCAGGACCCAAAACATTAGAGCACATGGTTGATGCCGTCTTTTATCTACAAGGCGAAGACCGCTGGCAAACACGAGTATTGCGCGCAGTAAAGAACCGTTTTGGTACTATCAATGAACTTGGTTTTTTTGAGATGAAAGAGGAAGGATTACAAGAGGTCGCCAATATCAATGAACACTTATTGAGTGAAGTTTCTAACGCTCCAGGCTCAGTGCTCGTAAGTGTTATGGAAGGATCTCGTCCATTACTCCTCGAATTGCAAGCTCTTACCATTGAGTCAAAACTTGCTATGCCACAACGAGTAATTTCAGGGGTTGACCATAAGCAGGTAATGCTCATTGCAGCTATTTTACAAAAATATCTCCATATAAAATTAAACACCCATGATATATTTTTTAAAATAAGTGGTAGTTTTAAGGTCAAATCAAGCGCCATAGACCTAGGTATTGCCCTTGCACTACTTTCTAGTTACTTCCAGGAACCTCTACCCGAGAAATCAATTGCTCTAGGAGAAATAAGCTTAACTGGCCAGGTAAAGCCTATCAATCAAATTAATCAATTCGTACGTGAAGCAAGCACTTTTGGCATAGAACAGCTCATGATTGCTAAAAATCAAAAAATAGAGCATAAAATAGCCTCTACACGCCGTTTTCACAATATCTATGAGCTTTTATCTATTTTTGGCAATAAATAA
- a CDS encoding cation:dicarboxylase symporter family transporter, whose protein sequence is MIKRISLPIQLLCVIGFVFLFGGMLSTYTAQFFYTFSVWFKDALSFLLPFIVFSFVLTGILSFKKNAPVVLLVMLALIFCSNALVALLSYVVIRGLLPLGICSVDPAAMLSADVTIDPLYVLSLPLALSSEYAMLAAVGFGLLFSFFPWPWFEQQVIRLKELIEAILNIVIIPLLPLYVFGFLLKIQHEGMFMQLIQQYGSTVFILVAMQISYLVWIYFVAVGFSLPRALRAINIALPSYLTAFSTMSSTATVPVSVATATKNTGDRALAGMAMPIMANVHLLGDAIGVPVLAMVTMTLYQVCLPSLSAFMHFVFYFCLSMFAVSGIPGGGIIVISPILKTVFGFTPEMVSIIITLYLLLDSFGTAANVMGDGALVIIVQKVLKKLKIVT, encoded by the coding sequence ATGATTAAGCGCATATCACTACCTATTCAATTATTATGTGTTATAGGGTTTGTATTTTTATTTGGCGGCATGCTTAGCACGTATACTGCACAATTTTTTTATACATTTAGTGTTTGGTTTAAGGATGCGTTGAGCTTTCTTTTACCGTTCATAGTATTTTCATTTGTGCTTACAGGTATTTTATCATTCAAAAAAAATGCACCAGTTGTTTTATTGGTTATGCTTGCACTTATTTTTTGTTCAAATGCATTAGTCGCATTGCTTAGCTATGTAGTAATTCGTGGTTTATTACCACTCGGCATATGTAGTGTTGATCCAGCGGCCATGTTGTCAGCAGATGTTACTATTGATCCTTTGTATGTATTGTCTTTACCGCTTGCACTCAGTTCTGAATATGCCATGCTCGCAGCGGTAGGATTTGGCTTACTATTTTCTTTTTTTCCATGGCCATGGTTTGAACAGCAAGTTATTCGACTTAAAGAACTAATTGAAGCTATTTTAAATATAGTTATTATTCCTTTATTGCCTTTGTATGTGTTTGGATTTTTGCTTAAAATTCAACATGAAGGAATGTTCATGCAGCTTATACAACAATATGGAAGTACGGTATTTATATTAGTTGCTATGCAAATTAGTTATTTGGTATGGATATATTTTGTAGCAGTAGGATTCTCATTACCGCGTGCGCTTCGGGCAATTAATATAGCATTACCTTCTTATCTGACTGCATTTAGTACTATGTCGAGTACAGCTACAGTTCCAGTATCGGTAGCAACTGCAACAAAAAACACCGGTGATCGAGCTCTTGCGGGTATGGCTATGCCAATAATGGCTAATGTCCATTTATTGGGAGATGCGATAGGAGTACCGGTGCTTGCAATGGTAACTATGACTTTATACCAAGTATGTTTGCCATCATTATCAGCTTTTATGCATTTTGTGTTTTATTTTTGCTTGAGTATGTTTGCGGTATCAGGTATACCAGGAGGAGGCATTATCGTAATAAGTCCAATTTTAAAAACGGTATTTGGATTTACACCAGAAATGGTAAGTATTATTATTACGCTTTATTTGCTACTTGATTCTTTTGGTACAGCAGCGAATGTGATGGGAGATGGAGCATTAGTTATAATTGTGCAGAAGGTTCTCAAGAAATTAAAAATTGTGACGTAA
- a CDS encoding AAA family ATPase → MKTNRSLKLALAILFIGQVIIPGYITGMDTVNSTWESVKTSGINFYNNPIKTTTKGAFRAAKYTAPFAIPAAAAYDVLWSDIMPNWISWPIAGIATYAGYQAIKDTPAFKAVVTKTKHGLSQAGEALEEEGVHIDEIASTVVNVGTQAAQVVGAAINPTQTISKVYKLTRDAGNVIASDFHDGLARAGHEAVRLLEDNADEMRAVAGRQLSAAARDTLGIPANQSVDASAVAQRINNAAYKSLWKFGSTGAFLTAAAPIAVITAWFSGKYIMHKVTQKPEPKVFRATSDKTRWERFKNWALGRTEHFPEMIYSPALETRLNNITKATININEKINQGKTNVFYRNILLEGPPGTGKTYFARNMIRRVNEATNGKMQWRETDGSALLKGGISAIDEMFEWAEKQTGVTIFIDEADTLFVDRDQLKLDSEQTIVLNHLLNRLGDRSNKYMIIMATNRKIVFDAAMQRRIDDLVEVPLPAQNERARVLQLYRNTILLDEKENSAEFVASAQACLTDEKIKTIAQGTQGLSNGDLQGIMTTIKSEADITDSGLVTNVLVDEVVQRYVAKHQSMNTGKNKTTATTTAIVQPNNKKSARRNR, encoded by the coding sequence ATGAAAACCAATAGATCATTAAAACTAGCACTTGCTATTTTGTTTATAGGCCAAGTAATCATACCTGGTTATATAACTGGTATGGATACCGTAAATAGCACATGGGAATCAGTAAAAACTTCTGGCATTAATTTCTATAATAATCCAATTAAAACCACTACCAAAGGCGCTTTTCGTGCTGCAAAATATACGGCACCATTTGCCATTCCTGCTGCAGCGGCATATGACGTATTATGGAGTGATATCATGCCAAATTGGATTTCATGGCCAATTGCAGGTATTGCAACCTATGCTGGATACCAAGCGATTAAGGATACTCCTGCATTTAAAGCTGTAGTAACAAAAACTAAACACGGTCTATCGCAAGCTGGTGAAGCCTTAGAAGAAGAAGGTGTACATATTGATGAAATAGCATCAACTGTCGTGAATGTAGGTACTCAAGCTGCTCAAGTAGTTGGTGCTGCAATCAATCCTACCCAAACAATTAGTAAGGTATATAAATTAACCAGAGATGCCGGAAATGTAATAGCTTCAGATTTTCATGATGGATTAGCTAGAGCAGGACACGAAGCTGTACGACTTTTGGAAGACAATGCTGATGAAATGAGAGCTGTAGCAGGCAGACAGCTTTCTGCAGCAGCTAGAGATACGCTCGGCATTCCTGCCAATCAATCGGTCGATGCTTCGGCAGTAGCACAGCGAATTAATAACGCTGCTTACAAATCATTATGGAAATTTGGATCCACTGGCGCTTTTCTAACTGCAGCTGCTCCTATTGCCGTTATTACTGCTTGGTTTAGTGGTAAGTATATTATGCATAAAGTAACTCAAAAACCTGAACCAAAAGTATTCCGTGCAACTTCAGATAAAACAAGATGGGAACGCTTCAAAAATTGGGCGCTTGGCCGCACTGAACATTTCCCAGAAATGATTTATAGCCCTGCGCTTGAAACACGATTAAACAACATTACTAAAGCCACTATCAACATTAATGAAAAAATTAATCAAGGCAAAACAAATGTCTTTTATCGCAACATATTGCTTGAAGGACCTCCAGGTACTGGTAAAACATATTTTGCCCGTAACATGATACGCCGTGTAAATGAAGCTACCAATGGTAAAATGCAATGGCGTGAAACTGACGGCTCTGCATTACTTAAAGGCGGCATATCGGCCATAGATGAAATGTTCGAATGGGCCGAAAAACAAACGGGTGTAACTATATTTATCGATGAAGCAGATACATTGTTTGTTGACCGTGATCAATTGAAATTAGATTCTGAACAAACAATCGTATTGAATCACTTGTTAAACCGTCTTGGTGATCGTAGTAATAAATACATGATTATTATGGCAACCAACCGCAAAATCGTATTTGATGCTGCTATGCAACGTCGTATTGATGACTTAGTAGAAGTTCCATTACCTGCGCAAAACGAACGCGCACGTGTGTTGCAATTATACCGCAATACCATATTGCTTGATGAAAAAGAAAATAGTGCTGAATTTGTTGCATCTGCCCAGGCTTGCCTGACTGATGAAAAAATCAAAACAATTGCGCAAGGTACGCAAGGCTTGTCTAATGGTGACTTGCAAGGTATCATGACGACTATTAAATCAGAAGCTGACATTACTGATAGTGGCTTGGTAACCAATGTACTCGTTGATGAAGTTGTACAACGATATGTTGCAAAACATCAATCAATGAATACCGGTAAAAATAAAACAACAGCAACGACTACCGCCATTGTTCAACCAAACAACAAGAAAAGTGCTCGACGCAACCGATAA
- the rplK gene encoding 50S ribosomal protein L11, translating to MAKEIKAQIKLQIPAGGATPAPPVGSSLGQHGVPIMDFCKQFNAQTANQKGQTIPVLITVYKDRTFSFILKTPPVTELIKKKINLKKGSSKPHTDKVGKISWSDIEEIAKVKFPDLNAHDIEQAKKIIAGSARSMGVEVID from the coding sequence ATGGCAAAAGAAATTAAAGCACAGATTAAGTTACAAATTCCTGCAGGCGGCGCAACGCCAGCTCCACCAGTTGGTTCTTCATTGGGGCAGCATGGTGTTCCAATTATGGATTTTTGCAAACAGTTTAATGCGCAAACTGCAAACCAAAAAGGTCAAACTATCCCAGTTTTAATTACGGTTTATAAAGATCGTACTTTTTCTTTCATTTTAAAAACACCTCCGGTTACTGAATTAATTAAAAAGAAAATTAATTTAAAAAAGGGATCCTCTAAGCCGCACACTGATAAAGTGGGTAAAATTTCTTGGAGTGATATTGAAGAAATAGCAAAAGTTAAATTCCCAGATTTGAATGCACATGATATTGAGCAAGCTAAGAAAATTATTGCTGGTAGTGCACGCAGTATGGGTGTAGAAGTTATTGATTAA
- a CDS encoding FoF1 ATP synthase subunit gamma gives MSKLVHMRQRIKAIETIKKITHAMRLISMSTHSRLKNKQEPMTQYIEHIKTLFERIHTIVPEWHNQLLNPSPQTPTKNLIILIGSQKGLCGNFNSSLFNFFNRSNSPYIHPYDIIVIGKKAVDFIQEVTNGNLIATYPTFGLRNLFTLSQALVDTIIHAPQPYTSVIMVSNKLQGFFVQKPHDTQLIPFTLDHDMKQSSTEEYIWEQNATEILDVIAQQYLEAYIQFTLFQSLYAEYAARFLSMDNSTRNANNLLELTKLEYNKLRQARITQELTELTGSF, from the coding sequence ATGTCTAAGTTAGTGCATATGCGACAACGCATTAAAGCTATTGAAACAATAAAGAAAATTACCCATGCCATGCGTCTTATTTCTATGTCCACTCATTCACGCCTCAAGAATAAACAAGAACCTATGACACAGTACATAGAACATATCAAAACGCTTTTTGAACGCATACATACGATAGTTCCCGAATGGCACAATCAACTCCTCAATCCATCACCTCAAACTCCTACAAAAAATCTTATTATTTTGATCGGCTCACAAAAAGGACTATGTGGCAATTTTAATTCGTCATTATTCAACTTTTTCAACAGAAGCAACTCACCATATATTCATCCATATGATATTATCGTAATTGGTAAAAAGGCAGTTGATTTCATACAAGAAGTAACAAATGGCAACCTTATCGCCACCTATCCAACATTTGGATTACGTAATTTATTTACACTTTCACAAGCACTAGTAGATACCATTATACATGCACCACAACCATATACTTCTGTCATTATGGTCAGCAATAAATTACAAGGATTTTTTGTACAAAAACCACATGATACACAATTAATACCATTTACCCTCGACCATGACATGAAACAGTCATCAACCGAGGAATATATATGGGAACAAAATGCAACTGAAATACTTGATGTTATTGCCCAACAATATTTGGAAGCATATATTCAGTTTACTTTATTCCAGTCATTGTATGCAGAATATGCAGCACGTTTTTTATCTATGGATAATTCTACTCGGAATGCTAATAATTTACTTGAACTTACAAAGCTTGAATACAATAAATTACGCCAAGCAAGGATTACTCAAGAACTGACTGAATTAACCGGTAGCTTTTAA
- the nusG gene encoding transcription termination/antitermination protein NusG, translated as MKRWYVVQVYAGYEQIVKTDIEKRIAEQSMQDEFGEVFVPSAKLKKFFESVDEKESDQQLFPGYILVEMEMKPETMRLVTSSLRVLKFLGGKEPAPLSKKEINRILKQVEGEIEVGPKKEEFSVGSEVDIADGPFAGFVGIVESVDSENEKLKVMVSIFGRMTPVELGFHQVKR; from the coding sequence ATGAAACGGTGGTATGTTGTCCAGGTCTATGCTGGGTATGAGCAAATAGTAAAAACTGACATCGAGAAACGTATCGCAGAACAGTCGATGCAAGATGAATTTGGTGAGGTATTTGTGCCGTCAGCAAAATTAAAAAAATTCTTTGAATCTGTTGATGAAAAAGAAAGTGATCAGCAGTTGTTTCCTGGTTATATTTTAGTTGAAATGGAAATGAAACCAGAGACAATGCGGCTTGTTACATCAAGTTTACGCGTATTGAAATTTTTAGGAGGTAAGGAGCCAGCTCCACTATCTAAAAAAGAAATCAATCGCATTTTAAAGCAAGTCGAAGGTGAAATTGAGGTTGGTCCTAAAAAAGAAGAATTTTCTGTGGGCAGTGAAGTTGACATTGCAGATGGTCCATTTGCAGGGTTTGTAGGCATTGTTGAAAGCGTTGATTCAGAAAATGAGAAATTAAAAGTGATGGTGAGCATTTTCGGGCGTATGACGCCAGTAGAGTTAGGGTTTCATCAAGTTAAACGATAA